ATCTTGCCCACTGATATATAcacacgcgcacacacatatacacGTTTTTCAAAAACTTCTAGCCTTCACAATTATTTTCACGCacgtttccttctttcttctctttgtttctttttttcccgtTTCCTTTGCCTTACTGTCTCTTCCTCTCCcttctctttcctttcctttcctttccttccttTCCCTTCCTTTCCCTTCCCTTCCTCAATATCCTCCAGTCCGTCTTTATGGAATCATCTCTTCACACCTCTGACTCTCGCTTTTCCTTTCTTCCATGCACCGCTATTCTCCTTCTTCCTCGCACTCAACGATCTTGTACCATGCACGATTCATATTTCAAGTACAATCTTCAATTCTTTCGTCTAAATATTAATTCGAGATCGACGATAATCAGTCTTGAACAGTTTACTTTTTTGTCGTACCGATCGTTTGATTAAATTTATCAGCAACGGTAAACCCATTCTAACTAACAAAACGAAACAAAAGGGAGAAAGTTCGTCGATTGTTTTGCTTTACGATTTTCTGTCCCACGCGGATCGCTTAGCACTCGCGAAACACCGCATATCACATGTAACACTACCGTATTTTTCGATTCCTATTTCCCTTCTTCCACGCGTTTcgctttcttccttctttcttgtTCACTATATTTCTCTCCCTTACTCGCTCGTTCCCTCGCTCCTTCCCCAAGCTCCCTCCTTTAACCTCCCTCACACcgtccttctcttcttcttttctttctatatatgtacaaatACGTGTATATATTCATCTACTATAGAGTacatacacacacgcgcgcacgcgcgcgcgcgtgtgcgtgcgtgtgctTGACTGCCtgtgtatataacgttattacgtatctGTATCTGTAAGCGCGCCCGCAAGCGCGCGTATCTATATACGTGTGCATACGCATACGTCGTGCGTGTCGTGCGTACAATGTGTAgtaaatttttctttctctttcgtcgatgTTTGTTATCACCCCACCAGCACTTCCCCTCACTATTCTGAACTTTTTCTCGCTTGCGATCGTTGATTTCTTTTCGATTCTGCTCTCTTTACCACAGTTATTACTTTTTCTTAGACGCGATACGAGTATCAGCGATACTCACACGCACACCGCCGTTATCTCCTTTTCAGGTAAAAACAAATTACGAACAAATTATGTCAAGCGTCAAATTGATTCTTTTCCACACTCTGATATTGTGATAATGTCTTTGTATTCACTGCCTTAACGGTTAAACGTGTCACAAAACCACTCGCGTAACTGGCTTACTGGCTTCAAAACGAGACACATTGCCAAAACATAAACCGGTGCGCTGCCAGTCGCGAACTGTTGTTCCAGTTACCTAAAGTTAGATGTCGTGTCGTCGCTCTGTTATAGAAGGAGAGCAAACTTCATTCTAGCAAAATCCCGATTGGCTGCCAGCACTCAAGTCTCAGTCACGTGACTACGTTGGCGAATATCGATTCGGGTTGCGCTGCGGCGGCATTTTTAAGTTTTCGTCAGGAGGTGGGGGTACGACACCGTGTATTCCGAACCACGTTGCTAGAACACCTTTCCTTAAATTTTACTACATACTGTATTCTTATTTTATACAACCTTTTTTCATTGATTttgattttctttattttacaatacttttttcttcattattaatttggaaaaggaaagaaatggaATTCGTTCCTTACGTTTTTTATCCTGTATTGTAACGTTTTAATAATTATCGATAATCTTCATGAGAAATTAAACAGTTACAACATTATTTTCGTATAACTTATTTTAATTGGAATTACATAACATTACGAAATAGTAAATAGTTGCATAtgagaaagtaaaataaaaattcattataaatatatatataagatatatttctattaatatattatttaagaaatagagaataattacaaaaatttatatactgTTAGATAGATGAAACATTTTACAGGCAAAACAAAGCGAGACAATGTTACAATGACATTACAtgaaaattataagtaaatttggAATAATCAGTTCATAAACTTCATTACGCATAAAATATCTCCCATATTTTAATTAACATAGCTTATTTTTAAAATGGTAAAGTTCTGTAACATATAGTCTATATTTAAAAGTAATTATTTAagagaaattattataaatgaaaCTATTACAATAGTATACGTTAGAAAAATTGAATATGTTTAGAGGTAATATTTTTgtgtaatatacaaaataataatacataaactAGAATTTTACCAGTATTTGACTCAAATATATATTGACTCTGATGTATAGTAggtaatatatatatgaattacctactatataatgttactacGCGTTTATATGCTGCGTGGcacgtgtatgtatatatatttacacgttgctttgtgtattatatatatataaaatattatgtaacTGCTCAACTTAATATTAACCAAtgtgataaatatttcatacaattaaagttatttaataatatttcttttcgtCAAAACAGGAAACACGTTGAGTAAaatcaatttaaaatatatgAGTGCTACAGATTTTAGAGTTTACTGACAAaggatatgtatatatgtatgtatgtgtgtatgatgtatgtatatatatatgtatgtacctatgtatgtatatatatatagtatgtaAGTATGGATAACAATACTAGTatcataatatatgtataaattacaCTGTATATAATTTTACACGTCTATaacaatacgttatatgtaattcTTATTAATTTATGTGGCTACAtgtaaaaatttttatattattctttttatatacaaatattacaGATTCTCCTTTAAAAAATGTGAGGTTACACAatttatatttgcatctatacatatatgtgtgtatacagATATATAATAGATAATTTTTGTTTCAGCGATATTAGATAATATTTTACCGAATATTTCTTAAACCGTTTATAATTCATAttactatttttaatttatattattctttaCCAATAAGTTTTACTACATTTTAAACATAATCTAATTGAATAAacaattttctctttttttctttcttaaatttTATTCTCTTCTGCTTTTGAGatttaatttttgaaaaaaaagtttacatatatatctaatgatttataaattaaaataatgtaagtaattttaattacttgaataatacaattatattatatttatagtacttGATCTTATAACATATACTTGATCattaaatgaaaattcattcctaataagaaaaaaagatatatcgtacaatagtCATTAGTTCCATTACTGACATTCTTATTATCGACCCTTTTGTATTTAAGGGGTTCGAAGGAATCCTTTATTCCTTACAGAATGCCTTCATTAGTTTTATAATTGTTTTTAAAGAATAATCATTAAAAAGCAACCTTTCCAtatgtaataattaaatttgaattgaaactACAATACAAAACAACTAAATCAACTAAATTAAGGATAAAATTTAAATCTCATATGACTACAAAAGTTAGCTTTATATTCcttaaactttaattgtttttaattttatattttcctaTATCCTACTCATTATAAATAATATGCACTGATTGTTGATAATTCCATGTTTATTACATATCCTTATTTATTATGCAAGTACTATTAtttctacatatatataaatttattaattaaaattattcattaTGTATCAATATTTAATGAttctatgtattttttaatttctattgtTAACTTTTAGTTCAACAAAATTTTGGAAtgaatataaaacatataatggctatgaaatattataattattataatattatttagtattagtttcacataaattacATAGATATAagcaattaatttaaatatacacGAGATAAATTTATCTTTCACAAAGatgattaataatttattttagcaTTTAGTAATGTACTAAAGTTTATATTGCTATACATCACAAATcttgaattatataaaaaataatgttaTTTAGGAAAAGTAATGTTATACATATTTGTTGCTTTTAATGCAGGGTTTTTAATCAACAACTTTGCTTTACGAACCATATATCTTTCTTCAttataaaaattggaaataaaattaagaaaattttttaaataaaaaccattcaatttaataagaaaattagtaaaaaaaaaactaatttAATCCATATTCCCTATTTGAAATCTTATTCTTATCCGTACCTAGAATTCCAGAAATACTTTTGAtatagttttaaaaaattgtattgtaATGCGTAAGGAAACACATGGATTGTATTGCATGGATTGTAAACGCAGGAATTGTATTGGAAGCGTacgaaaatatattattttacaaaaatttctaatatttactATCTTGTATTTATGGTatcaaaaataaaacaaaaggggttaaaccaaaaaagaaattattctaACATCTTCTAATATCAATGCTTAATGTTactttttgtaaataaattgatttagtcatgacaaatatatttaaacttGTTCATATTTCTTGTTGATTTTTACACCTTAATAGTAACTActtaataacaataatttttgcgaacagatttttatttttttataaacttttttgcaatattatatttatgtctATAATTTCTGAAAAcaaaaaagtatataaaaatgCATGATATCCAAtgcattaatttataattatcataaaacTTAAATGTGAATAAAAATGGGAGaggtaataaatataaaaaaaatatgaagTATATTCACACACAACACACATATACACGTAgattctatttatttatattttaaagtatataataattcatATTACAATGTTATAACTGTATAACAGTAAACAATATTGAATATGCTTGATTGGAATATTTGTAATATGCCACTAAAACTGGCAAGTAGAATATTTACACATTATAGGATGCCGCTTCATTCCCTCATTTGAAAGATATGTTATTTTGACCAAAAATTTGTAATATCAACTACAATAATTCACGGAGCTATTCTTAACGGTATTACAGCGGCAGCTAGATAAATATCCTAACTATTATCACAGATGATAAAATACGTTTATTGTGTTATTATAGCACATATAATATGTCAATCATATTTATTATCAAACTTGGCAAATTATTACGTGTTCAGAAATTTGTCTTTTCAATAATTACAAAATGTTTAACTTTAATTGTTTATATGTAATACATACTTAAAAAATTTGCTAATAATTTTTACTTAAATTATTATGATAATGGAAACACTTATAATAGTTTCAACAATGAAACTGATTgcgaacaaaataaaaaattcagttcgtattatttaaaaaattaattatttgaattaagttcataaaaataaaaatcacaaatGCTAATAGTATTGTATTAACATATTGCAAGATATACTTTACAGAATTGAAGTCTACAACATATATTCATATTGAAAAAATagttttaatttttttcaatttgttaattcagtttttaaataatgaatagtctgtgtttatattttaattgaatttataatatttaaattgacACAGTGTAATCTTTCCTTCATCAATTAAACAGCTAGCCTCTGTTATACCGTAAATATATTActgtttatttcaatttgatttGTAAAGTTCATTCTAAAGCGTTATCAAACTACAGGAACTTTGTACAATGAATATGCACAAAATTGCCTGAACCTGCTGATGAAGATAGATCGTCTTCTGTTTATTAAATAGCACGTCTTATCTATGTTGAATTCACATTATGGTAACTTGTTAAGAAAAATTTATCCGTAATCATTCAAATCTCACAtacattattttacgttttttcattttattcaatAAATTTAGATTGagctttgtacaatatattccTTTATCTTCTACTTTATACCACTtttctttataaataatattttgcaGTAAAAAGAATGGATAAGAAGCAGCtatgtatataatttaattcatttttcttttttgtgctaattttttgtaaattgtaaattgtACAATATAAATAGGCCTTTATGTTCCTAATGCCACATTCAAAATATGCAGCTTGTTGAAAAGTGTGTTACTTACAAAGTTACTTTCACTAAATAAACACTACACACTCATAACATTTGCATCCTATGTATATTGAACATTACTAGCATCAAAGTATATTTCTATGAGAATACAATCTTCGATGTTGTAATTTAGATACAAAACTTAATAGTTTTAAAAAACGTTGGTATTACATTACATGATCATTTTGTTGCTATAGCATGCTCTCTGTTTTAgttttgtttcatttttgttACTCTATTAAATGGTATTAAGAACAGATTGCATGCTTATACAATTCTGTTAACAACACTTCTTTTTATGCTGTTTTGTGCTTTTCCTTAAATTAACTGTTTCACTGGTTTGTATAGCTTGTcgttccttcctttcttttttggTTCTTAATACTTGCCGTGTTATAGCCATAAACATCTAAATGCAACAAATTGATATAAATTAAAGTTATGTCACTGTCAAAtttaacatatttatttatttatttatttagtactaaagaagaagtaaaaatttgtttctttgaagtttagtttttaaaaaaattagttctATAGTACTccataaaataaagaaatgataTAATCTTTCTTACAGAAATAAAATTTGATAGAAATATGATCATTTtaacagaaagaaaaagatgGCTGTATAAGACTAATATAGcagattaaaaataaataagcagCAATTTGATtcgtattaatataaaatattaagtgtatattttttaaaaatactcttcATTGCGATATTTGATACAACTTTCTAAAAAGATAATCTTATTAAATGATTGATTGGTTTGAAATTTGGTACATATATGGAGTAAATTTCCTtggtatataatttttaaatatcgatATTCAATACAGCATATATACATAAGGACAGAAAATGATAATTtctaacaatatatatataaaacaaaccAATATTTCGACATCAAACACAACTTCacaaaattttacataaataattaaacaaaagtTAAATAGGAAAGTGCCTAATTATTTGTAGTTTATATCAATACACTTTCCATAATTCAAGAAAAAATACCATGATGTATacaatatttcttatttaaaataatattatgcatttaataatattataatgacAAACTTTGTTGGTCTTCTTATTGAATATTTCGTAttataaagaaattataaaatatgcagaATATGAAACTGATAGATACTATGTCTTCATATACCTACATAAATGAAGACAATGTAGTAAAATATGTGTAGCATAACAAGTACAACTGTTAGCGTAGCAGTAACAAACACTATTTAAATCTGATAAATGTAATAGTAAaaaaaagataatgaaaaatataaattattaagagATAATATCATATGAAAATTATCgtatgaaaattaaaaagaaaaattattttataaaatttgttagGAAAATAGACAAAAAGTCTATGAGTTTCTGAGTAATATATGCAATTGCTATATTGTTAAAATATGTTCATAttcttatttaaaaatacaatcaTTAATTTCAAAAGATAGGTTATCATATAGTGGCATTTAAAAAACTGTAAACAACATTGAAATAATCAATtactaataataaatataaaatatatatataaatacattgaattatatcaaatattatatcttacaaattattatttataaaaacatgTTATAACATGAATCATAGATATATGTATACTGTATCATACTTACTTCTTGCACATTTATATTGTCTTTAGCAGAAGTTTCAAATAACTGAATTCCCATTTGATTAGCAAATCTTTGTGCATCTTCTGTTAATACCACCTTTTCATTAGGTGCATCATTTTTATTTCCTACAAGTACCCTGTTGACCACATCACAATTTTGTTCGATTTCATGTAACCATCTTTTAACATTAGCAAAAGAATCACCACTGGTCACATCATACACAACTATAACACCATGTGTTCCCCTGTAGTAAGTTGAAGTTATTGTCCGAAAACGTTCTTGTCCAGCTGTATCCCAAATTTGGAGCTTTACTCTCTCACCATCTATATCCACAGTTTGAATTTTAAAATCCACTCCTATTGTCGTTATGTAACTGCCATTAAAAGTATTGTCAGCAAATCGTAATAGCAGAGAACTTTTACCTACTCCTTaaacaaaaaatgaaaaagaaatgttgaatataatttaacaaatacagctcatataaatacaaatatgtttatgtaatataataaatatagattATTATAATCTGATAGATGATAAATAAAACATAACTattattaacaaaaataatttttatataatagagAAAGCCCTAGCTAAGATGATACAAATTAGTTTCTCAAAGCTTACTAAATGTAGTGACTTTCTTTGccttattattatatattacaatctttaatattattaatggaGTATCTTTAATCAATCCATCAGGAAGTACTTCATTTTTCAAATAGTTTCCTTCAACATTACctaaaacatttatttttattttgtgtAATTACAAAGATGTGATAAAAAAATAAACACACAATTTAGTAATAGACAGATACGATATCtatagtataaatataaatgatattCATTCTTTGAAAACATattagaaataatatatataatcaaCAATAATTCCAATGAcagaaaacaacaaaaaaatatatttacgaaCCATAGAGTTCGAacaatttagaaaaattaataattttctcaATCTAACATAACAAAATtagttaaattttaaataaatagcaTTTTAAATAACTGAGAAagtaatgtctaaataagcaaataataaaaaacagatgcattatatgttatatatgcaTTTAATAGTAttggaaaaaattaattgtaacatt
Above is a window of Bombus affinis isolate iyBomAffi1 chromosome 5, iyBomAffi1.2, whole genome shotgun sequence DNA encoding:
- the LOC126916764 gene encoding ras-related protein Rab-35; this encodes MAREYDHLFKLLIIGDSGVGKSSLLLRFADNTFNGSYITTIGVDFKIQTVDIDGERVKLQIWDTAGQERFRTITSTYYRGTHGVIVVYDVTSGDSFANVKRWLHEIEQNCDVVNRVLVGNKNDAPNEKVVLTEDAQRFANQMGIQLFETSAKDNINVQEMFMAITRQVLRTKKERKERQAIQTSETVNLRKSTKQHKKKCC